In Bdellovibrionales bacterium, the following proteins share a genomic window:
- the aroF gene encoding 3-deoxy-7-phosphoheptulonate synthase: protein MAPLRRGLDRQIEVRMNDKTLPVKLGPHLIGGHNPFVVISGPCSIESREQFLKIASQVKKSGAIAFRGGMFKLRSSPETFQGMGKDAFSIVREVKELTGLPFFSEVTDPREINDMMELVDVFQVGSRNMHNYALLKELGQIRKPILLKRGFAGLIKEWLLAADYIVKGGNDQVILCERGIRTFETSTRNTFDLNAIAYVKQYTSFPVIADPSHATGDSRLVIPMSLAAAAAGSDGLIIETHYAPEEALSDGFQAIDFSQFDQLMDQLERLLSALGRRLAKSV, encoded by the coding sequence ATGGCTCCTCTCCGCAGGGGGTTGGATCGGCAAATAGAGGTGAGAATGAATGACAAGACATTGCCCGTCAAGCTGGGTCCCCATTTGATAGGCGGCCACAACCCATTTGTAGTTATTTCCGGTCCCTGTTCAATCGAATCTAGGGAACAGTTCCTAAAAATTGCTAGCCAAGTCAAAAAATCAGGTGCTATCGCCTTCAGAGGGGGAATGTTCAAGCTTCGCAGCAGTCCCGAAACCTTTCAGGGTATGGGAAAGGATGCTTTTTCTATTGTTCGAGAGGTGAAAGAATTAACTGGCTTACCTTTTTTTTCTGAAGTTACGGACCCACGTGAAATCAACGACATGATGGAATTGGTTGACGTGTTTCAAGTGGGGTCGCGCAATATGCACAACTATGCACTTTTAAAGGAACTTGGCCAGATTCGTAAGCCTATTCTCTTAAAACGCGGTTTTGCTGGATTAATCAAGGAATGGTTGTTGGCCGCTGACTACATTGTCAAGGGAGGCAATGATCAAGTCATTCTCTGCGAGAGAGGTATCCGCACTTTTGAAACGAGCACCCGCAATACCTTTGATCTCAATGCAATAGCCTACGTTAAGCAGTACACATCGTTCCCAGTTATTGCGGATCCATCTCATGCGACAGGAGACTCTCGATTAGTGATTCCCATGTCTCTCGCCGCCGCCGCCGCCGGGTCGGATGGACTTATCATCGAGACACATTATGCACCCGAGGAGGCACTGTCGGATGGTTTTCAAGCAATTGATTTCTCCCAATTTGATCAATTGATGGATCAACTTGAGAGACTTCTTTCCGCCCTCGGTCGGCGTCTAGCGAAGTCGGTCTAA
- a CDS encoding ABC transporter substrate-binding protein → MLRYIENCLAVTRTNLFFQFGSEFCLWVLLAFGLSTVGPTAAFAQEKVFVYCSEGSPSTFNPQLAADGPTFNASSRMIYNRLVDFESGGTKVVPSLAESWVVSKDGLEFIFKLRQGVSFQKTDTFTPKRKFNADDVIWSFNRMRDKNHPFNKVGGGNYEYFTSMEMDKIIKDIIKVDEYTVKFKLHHPEAPFLSDLGMDFASIISAEYGTQLLREGTPEKLDNEPVGTGPFVFRRYVKDTLIRYEAHPGYFLGRSKLDKVVFSITKDPSVRYQKLKTGECQLIAEPSPTDLKAMGLNPKIKVVQQPGLNVGYLAMNVEKKPFDNVLVRRAVHHALNRSSYIEAIYLGNAKIAVNPIPPAMWSYNGEVNDYGYDLAAARTLLKKAGLANGFEVELWTLPVSRPYLPNGKKMGELIQADLAKIGIKVKLVSYDWPTYLAKARKGEHQMIQLGWTGDNGDPDNFFGILLGCAAVEAGSNVARWCNKEFAQLIEKARLTTDFTKRTRFYREAQQIFKREAPWVTIAHSTVFRAMTDRVQGYRLNPFGTESFFEVDLK, encoded by the coding sequence ATGCTTCGTTATATCGAAAATTGTTTGGCTGTTACTCGAACGAATCTGTTTTTTCAATTTGGATCGGAGTTTTGCCTTTGGGTTTTGTTGGCATTTGGGCTATCGACGGTGGGTCCAACAGCAGCCTTTGCTCAGGAGAAAGTATTTGTTTACTGTTCGGAAGGTAGCCCAAGCACCTTCAATCCTCAATTGGCGGCTGATGGTCCAACCTTCAACGCGAGTTCTCGCATGATCTACAATCGCCTCGTCGATTTCGAAAGTGGTGGCACCAAAGTCGTCCCTTCTCTCGCCGAATCTTGGGTCGTTTCGAAAGATGGTTTGGAATTCATCTTTAAACTCAGGCAAGGCGTGAGTTTTCAAAAAACAGATACGTTCACTCCGAAAAGAAAGTTCAATGCGGATGATGTCATTTGGTCATTCAATCGCATGCGGGACAAAAATCATCCTTTCAACAAGGTCGGTGGGGGTAATTATGAATACTTCACTTCGATGGAAATGGACAAAATCATAAAAGATATCATCAAAGTCGACGAGTACACGGTGAAGTTTAAACTCCACCATCCGGAAGCGCCATTTCTGTCTGATCTCGGAATGGATTTTGCTTCTATCATCTCTGCTGAATATGGGACTCAGTTGTTAAGAGAGGGTACTCCCGAAAAGCTTGACAATGAGCCTGTCGGCACGGGACCTTTTGTTTTCAGGCGTTACGTGAAAGACACTCTGATCAGATATGAGGCCCACCCTGGGTATTTTCTCGGCCGTTCAAAACTGGACAAGGTTGTTTTTTCAATTACCAAAGATCCGAGCGTAAGATATCAAAAACTAAAAACGGGTGAGTGTCAGTTGATTGCCGAGCCATCACCCACAGATCTAAAGGCGATGGGGTTGAATCCAAAAATTAAAGTCGTGCAGCAGCCTGGATTAAATGTGGGATATCTGGCGATGAATGTGGAAAAGAAACCTTTTGATAATGTACTTGTTCGTCGAGCTGTTCATCATGCACTCAATCGAAGTTCGTATATCGAAGCCATCTATCTTGGGAATGCCAAGATTGCGGTGAATCCAATTCCTCCTGCGATGTGGTCGTACAATGGAGAGGTCAATGATTATGGCTATGATTTGGCCGCTGCGCGAACGCTGCTTAAAAAGGCTGGTTTGGCAAATGGTTTTGAAGTTGAGCTGTGGACTTTGCCCGTGTCGCGCCCTTATTTACCTAATGGGAAAAAAATGGGGGAACTCATTCAAGCTGATCTTGCTAAAATTGGGATCAAGGTGAAATTAGTCAGCTACGATTGGCCAACCTATTTAGCCAAGGCGAGAAAAGGTGAACACCAAATGATTCAGTTGGGCTGGACCGGAGACAATGGTGATCCTGATAATTTCTTTGGCATTCTGCTGGGGTGTGCGGCGGTTGAAGCGGGTAGCAACGTCGCCCGATGGTGCAACAAGGAGTTTGCTCAGCTCATAGAAAAGGCAAGGCTGACAACTGATTTCACGAAGAGAACAAGGTTCTATCGGGAGGCACAACAAATCTTTAAAAGAGAGGCGCCTTGGGTGACAATTGCCCACTCCACGGTATTTAGGGCGATGACAGATCGAGTTCAGGGTTACAGGCTAAATCCGTTTGGTACGGAATCATTTTTTGAGGTCGATTTAAAATAG
- the menD gene encoding 2-succinyl-5-enolpyruvyl-6-hydroxy-3-cyclohexene-1-carboxylic-acid synthase: MNQICRAKNLIALLAEQGVEDFVLCAGARNASLVEVLSQARGINVLPFFDERSAAFFAIGRIQTTQRPVAVITTSGTAVAELLPATIEAWYAGLPLVLVTADRPQSYRGSGAPQAIEQVGIFSHFVSQSWDLGDQEFWEGQIDLSQPSHINVCFDEPFLDAEVTEWNPDLARSVGTPTWRGEVIKGRSAMDASSSETKSVEDFFKEASRPLVLVSRLSSLSRPMVECALKDWGLPIYAEATSGLRESSVLKELRIESGEGIFESSRFLETFDGVIRIGGVPTTRLWRDLESKLSDWPVLNFSSGRHSGLSRVKNQVMSLDSVSLLRAPNSTECFQDFFIYDRQRGERLKSLLSLSLNSEPGIFSELSSMIPFGSLVFLGNSLPIREWDLAANFEYRGLEVLSNRGANGIDGLFSTFLGASREGRENWAIVGDLSALYDLNAPWALSVSKGEIWRFVVINNFGGRIFHRMFGNPLFQNRHDLSFEGFAELWNIDYYRWHRVPEVLPELSSVVVIEIRPDQRATDFFWQNYLALKEVSVCF, from the coding sequence ATGAATCAAATATGTCGTGCCAAAAATTTGATCGCATTGCTCGCAGAACAAGGGGTTGAGGATTTTGTTTTGTGCGCAGGCGCTCGAAATGCTTCGCTTGTCGAAGTTTTGTCTCAGGCCCGTGGGATCAATGTGCTTCCGTTTTTTGACGAGAGATCAGCGGCCTTTTTTGCGATCGGTCGAATTCAAACGACTCAACGTCCCGTTGCGGTCATCACGACTTCGGGTACTGCTGTCGCTGAACTGCTGCCGGCAACAATAGAAGCTTGGTATGCGGGGCTACCCCTTGTTCTCGTGACAGCAGACCGCCCGCAGTCGTATCGAGGCAGTGGAGCTCCTCAGGCCATTGAACAGGTAGGCATTTTTTCCCACTTTGTGAGCCAGTCCTGGGATCTAGGTGATCAGGAATTTTGGGAGGGACAAATCGATCTTTCGCAACCCAGTCACATCAATGTTTGCTTTGATGAACCTTTTTTGGACGCCGAAGTTACCGAGTGGAATCCGGATCTCGCTCGTTCAGTAGGAACTCCAACTTGGCGTGGCGAAGTGATCAAAGGCCGCTCAGCGATGGATGCTTCGTCATCGGAAACAAAGAGCGTCGAGGATTTTTTTAAGGAGGCTTCAAGGCCATTGGTGCTGGTGAGTCGGCTATCTTCCCTTTCTCGTCCTATGGTGGAGTGCGCACTGAAAGACTGGGGTTTGCCTATCTATGCGGAGGCCACATCGGGTCTGCGAGAATCCTCTGTTCTGAAAGAACTTCGAATTGAATCAGGCGAGGGAATTTTTGAGAGCTCCAGATTTTTAGAGACCTTTGATGGCGTGATTCGCATTGGGGGGGTTCCAACGACACGATTGTGGCGTGATTTAGAAAGCAAATTGAGCGATTGGCCCGTGTTAAATTTCTCTTCAGGGAGACATTCCGGATTGAGTCGAGTGAAAAATCAAGTCATGTCCTTGGATTCTGTTTCCTTGCTTCGAGCGCCAAATAGCACCGAATGTTTTCAGGATTTTTTTATATACGACCGGCAGCGCGGTGAACGCCTCAAAAGTTTGTTGTCGCTCAGCTTGAATTCAGAACCTGGCATATTCTCAGAATTATCTTCGATGATTCCTTTTGGCAGTCTGGTATTTTTGGGAAACAGTCTTCCCATTCGGGAATGGGATCTGGCAGCGAATTTTGAATATCGTGGGTTGGAAGTATTGTCTAATCGAGGAGCCAATGGGATTGACGGTTTGTTCTCGACCTTTTTGGGTGCTAGCAGAGAAGGGAGAGAGAATTGGGCAATCGTTGGTGATTTGTCTGCTCTTTACGATCTGAATGCGCCGTGGGCACTCTCGGTTTCGAAAGGGGAAATTTGGAGGTTTGTCGTTATAAATAATTTTGGTGGAAGGATATTCCATCGAATGTTTGGAAATCCGCTGTTTCAAAATCGTCACGATCTAAGTTTTGAAGGCTTTGCTGAACTTTGGAATATCGATTATTACCGATGGCACAGAGTGCCTGAAGTTTTGCCGGAGCTCTCTTCTGTGGTTGTGATTGAGATTCGTCCAGATCAGCGGGCGACGGATTTCTTTTGGCAGAACTATCTCGCGTTGAAAGAGGTGTCGGTGTGTTTTTAG
- a CDS encoding ABC transporter permease subunit yields the protein MEWRHLWCSFKKNKGALVSLLFLLSLILIAVFAPFVAPHSPNRVFEGAFMNPPFWMPGGSHQFYLGTDDIGRDVLSRLIFGARISLGIGLMVVVVTLSIGSLLGLVAGYCGGWIDNLILRGVDVLMSLPSILLAIVVVAVLGSNLTNAVIAVSLVALPNFIRIVRASVLSEKAKPYVDATISFGAGHGRIALRNIFPNCLAPVIVQATLGFSDGILNVAALGFLGLGAQPPTPEWGVMLADSRSFIESSWWLVTAPGLCILAVVLCFNILGDGLRDALDPKLR from the coding sequence ATGGAATGGAGACATCTTTGGTGTTCATTTAAGAAAAATAAAGGAGCACTTGTTAGCTTGTTGTTTCTTTTGTCCTTGATTCTTATTGCCGTATTTGCTCCGTTCGTAGCACCCCATAGTCCGAATCGGGTTTTTGAGGGAGCTTTTATGAACCCTCCTTTTTGGATGCCCGGTGGCAGTCATCAATTTTATTTGGGAACGGACGACATCGGACGAGATGTTTTGAGCCGTCTTATTTTCGGGGCTCGAATTTCTCTTGGTATTGGTCTGATGGTTGTCGTGGTCACTTTGTCCATCGGGAGTTTGTTGGGTTTAGTTGCTGGGTATTGTGGAGGTTGGATAGATAATCTCATTTTAAGGGGAGTCGACGTTTTAATGTCACTCCCATCGATACTGTTGGCCATAGTCGTCGTGGCTGTGCTCGGATCGAATCTTACGAACGCGGTGATTGCGGTGAGTCTCGTTGCCTTACCAAATTTTATTCGCATTGTGCGAGCAAGCGTTTTGTCTGAAAAGGCTAAGCCGTACGTAGATGCGACCATTAGCTTTGGAGCGGGACATGGCCGGATCGCTCTTCGAAATATTTTTCCCAATTGCTTGGCCCCCGTAATTGTTCAGGCCACGCTTGGATTTAGCGATGGAATTCTCAATGTGGCCGCTCTTGGTTTTTTGGGGCTAGGGGCTCAGCCGCCAACTCCAGAATGGGGCGTGATGCTTGCTGATTCACGTTCCTTTATTGAAAGCTCTTGGTGGTTGGTAACGGCCCCAGGTCTTTGTATTCTTGCCGTTGTTTTATGTTTTAATATTTTGGGAGACGGTTTACGGGACGCCCTGGACCCCAAACTCAGATGA
- a CDS encoding ABC transporter permease subunit, with the protein MIRFILRRLLISIPTLIGISIVAFLLIRMVPGDPVMLLLGERGSSPQVYEEMRKSMGLDRSFLQQYLQFFSNAICGDLGVSISSHQPVLEEFFDRFPATVELGLIGILWSVLLGIPLGLLAALKRNSPMDYLLMGSALVGYSMPIFWWGLILILVFSVTLGWTPVSGRMSSSFDVDPVTGFMLIDTWLQGGRGGAAFRDAVAHLVLPGLALGTIPLAAIARMTRSCLLEVLREDYIRTAKAKGLSLFRIVVVHALRNALIPIITIVGLMVGSVLTGAILTETIFSWPGIGGWLVTSVNARDYPVIQGGVFLIGVVIILVNMVADVLCQIANPLTRGKG; encoded by the coding sequence ATCATTCGCTTTATATTGCGCCGTCTTTTGATTTCAATTCCAACTTTGATTGGTATTTCAATTGTTGCTTTTTTGCTGATTCGCATGGTTCCTGGTGATCCAGTGATGTTGCTGCTGGGCGAGAGAGGATCATCTCCTCAGGTCTATGAGGAAATGCGCAAAAGCATGGGGCTTGATCGATCGTTTCTCCAACAATACTTGCAATTTTTTTCAAATGCGATTTGCGGAGATCTGGGTGTCTCCATTTCCTCCCATCAGCCTGTTTTGGAGGAGTTTTTCGACCGTTTTCCGGCAACCGTTGAATTGGGCTTGATTGGGATTCTTTGGTCGGTTTTATTGGGGATTCCGTTGGGTCTATTGGCTGCCCTCAAACGTAATTCTCCGATGGATTATCTCTTAATGGGATCAGCTTTGGTTGGGTATTCAATGCCAATTTTTTGGTGGGGACTGATTTTGATTTTGGTTTTCTCTGTGACTTTGGGGTGGACGCCTGTTTCGGGAAGAATGAGTTCCTCATTTGATGTTGATCCCGTGACTGGTTTTATGCTCATTGATACATGGCTTCAAGGTGGACGAGGTGGAGCTGCATTCAGAGATGCCGTGGCCCATCTTGTTCTGCCAGGATTGGCTTTGGGAACAATTCCACTGGCCGCCATTGCGCGCATGACGAGATCATGTTTGCTGGAGGTTTTACGTGAGGATTATATTCGGACAGCCAAAGCAAAAGGACTGAGTCTTTTTCGAATTGTCGTTGTTCATGCCCTTCGCAATGCCCTTATTCCTATTATTACAATCGTGGGTTTGATGGTGGGCTCCGTGCTAACTGGGGCAATCTTAACAGAGACAATTTTTTCATGGCCTGGAATTGGAGGTTGGCTCGTTACCAGCGTCAATGCCCGCGATTATCCTGTTATTCAGGGAGGAGTTTTTCTGATCGGGGTGGTTATTATTTTGGTCAATATGGTAGCCGATGTTCTTTGTCAAATAGCGAATCCTCTCACCAGGGGCAAAGGCTAA
- a CDS encoding response regulator, with product MIKPDSEILKILSQARVWWERLSLPIVLVDFSSLNIIYANPRSEELIGKPMDTLVGLNWVSVFDSEAVATLKSVGDLYKIDFDAFMPTEYNLRVLRRSGRSVPVICSFSGLIMEGRKLLLLSFFDLSKDVAEKQRLAEDLKSIYQMSKLADLGRIASSVAHEMNNPLMVIQGQAEILELKVAKGPLSSKDVEGILYPIYRSIERMTQIIGQMRSAALPAGTDLKKVDLTQVIRDGLFLLEPRAKFLGVEIDSNLPGPVLIEANQNQMEQVILNIVNNAFDSMEDEKFQIKSGLKLRVEEKVEDGFAVVSIYNNGPPIPIEFQQNVMSPFFSTKDIGKGPGLGLSVSMGIVKAHHGGLKLKYSNEQGTCFEFKIPTSSRFDEKMKVKVLVVDDEVFVRDVLFQRLQSEGFEVVLARNGSEALEEIMNHPDIAVLFTDLRMPTMAGLELIRHIRSIMNEVLVIVISGFLDSLNEAEGQDLALIDETLEKPFTGAEFRRVLDFVHQKIEQKRKSSV from the coding sequence GTGATCAAGCCCGACTCCGAAATCCTGAAAATTCTATCACAGGCGCGCGTCTGGTGGGAGCGTTTGAGCCTTCCTATTGTATTGGTTGATTTCTCAAGTTTGAATATTATTTATGCTAATCCTCGAAGTGAAGAGCTCATTGGAAAGCCAATGGATACTCTTGTCGGATTGAATTGGGTTTCAGTGTTTGATTCTGAAGCTGTGGCTACACTCAAGTCGGTAGGAGATCTATACAAGATCGATTTCGATGCCTTTATGCCTACCGAATACAATCTGCGTGTTCTCCGAAGAAGTGGACGTTCTGTCCCAGTGATATGTTCATTCTCAGGCTTGATTATGGAGGGGAGGAAACTGCTCCTATTGTCTTTTTTTGACTTGTCAAAAGACGTGGCAGAAAAGCAGAGATTGGCTGAAGATTTAAAATCCATTTATCAAATGTCTAAACTTGCGGATCTTGGAAGAATTGCGTCGTCTGTGGCACACGAAATGAATAATCCGTTGATGGTCATACAAGGGCAGGCTGAGATTCTTGAACTCAAAGTTGCAAAGGGACCTTTGTCCAGCAAGGACGTAGAAGGCATTCTCTATCCCATCTATCGGTCTATTGAGCGAATGACTCAGATTATTGGTCAAATGAGATCGGCCGCACTTCCGGCGGGAACTGACTTGAAAAAAGTTGATTTGACACAAGTCATTCGCGACGGCCTTTTTTTACTTGAACCACGAGCTAAATTCTTGGGTGTTGAAATTGATTCAAACTTACCTGGTCCTGTTCTGATTGAGGCTAATCAAAATCAGATGGAGCAAGTGATCTTAAATATCGTTAACAATGCCTTTGATTCGATGGAAGATGAAAAATTTCAAATCAAATCGGGCTTGAAGCTGCGAGTCGAGGAGAAGGTGGAGGATGGTTTTGCGGTCGTTTCTATTTATAACAACGGCCCACCTATTCCAATTGAGTTTCAACAAAATGTGATGAGCCCATTTTTTTCTACGAAGGACATCGGGAAGGGTCCTGGGCTGGGTCTTTCAGTTTCAATGGGAATCGTGAAGGCTCATCACGGTGGGTTGAAGCTGAAATACTCAAATGAGCAGGGAACATGTTTTGAATTCAAGATCCCGACGAGCTCACGATTTGATGAAAAGATGAAAGTGAAGGTTCTTGTTGTAGATGATGAAGTTTTCGTCCGTGATGTGCTCTTTCAAAGGCTTCAATCCGAAGGGTTTGAGGTTGTTCTCGCTAGAAATGGAAGTGAGGCTCTGGAGGAGATTATGAATCATCCAGATATTGCGGTTCTCTTCACTGATTTGCGAATGCCGACGATGGCTGGATTGGAATTAATTCGTCATATCCGAAGCATAATGAATGAGGTTCTTGTCATTGTTATTTCGGGGTTTTTGGATTCACTCAATGAAGCGGAGGGTCAGGATCTTGCTCTCATTGACGAAACTCTCGAAAAACCATTTACCGGTGCCGAATTTCGTCGAGTGCTGGACTTTGTACATCAAAAAATAGAACAAAAAAGAAAATCATCGGTTTAA
- a CDS encoding chorismate-binding protein, protein MSKTTAHRGLGRDESEDPDLFGLGTFQSGILCPWFDGKIIVGCDLQSQEERPEDGSWYFYAPDFFLEGARPWWNFKSVRVLERVQLKRPEGTTCAFDKSWKLSDKTAFMSVFEELKAALKKGDLQKAVPVVTAYQEGVITKDKLIHILWEIVSLRGPRGELFPYGFWLKEEGMLGATPELLVSQRSGNISSMALAGTRGFGFAKGELLLDSKERFEHQVVVDALVASLKDFGILELSDTYEWNLGNLTHLRTDLELATDQNRRFRCVELVDRIHPTPALGAWPKAKGLEWLRKNRPLEARRFGAPFGVRSPEGDFFFVVAIRNIQWHDGRTWLATGCGVTIESQAEREWAELALKRDFVLENLGL, encoded by the coding sequence ATGTCAAAGACAACAGCACACAGAGGCTTGGGACGGGATGAGAGCGAGGACCCTGATTTATTTGGATTAGGAACATTTCAATCGGGAATACTCTGTCCCTGGTTTGACGGTAAAATCATTGTTGGTTGCGATCTGCAAAGCCAAGAGGAGAGACCAGAAGATGGCTCGTGGTATTTCTATGCGCCTGACTTCTTTTTGGAGGGGGCTCGGCCCTGGTGGAATTTTAAATCGGTTCGGGTCTTGGAGCGGGTTCAGTTGAAAAGACCGGAGGGGACAACCTGTGCATTTGATAAGAGTTGGAAGCTATCTGATAAAACAGCATTTATGTCAGTTTTTGAGGAACTGAAGGCCGCCCTCAAAAAAGGAGACCTGCAAAAGGCCGTTCCTGTTGTCACGGCTTATCAAGAGGGAGTTATAACGAAAGACAAACTGATCCATATCCTTTGGGAAATAGTCTCTCTCCGCGGGCCCCGGGGGGAGCTTTTCCCCTACGGATTCTGGTTAAAAGAAGAGGGCATGCTCGGAGCCACCCCCGAGTTGTTGGTGAGTCAACGAAGTGGAAATATTTCCAGTATGGCCTTAGCAGGCACAAGGGGTTTTGGATTTGCAAAAGGAGAGTTGCTCTTGGACTCGAAGGAGAGGTTTGAGCATCAGGTTGTGGTGGATGCTTTGGTTGCCTCTCTCAAGGATTTTGGAATTTTGGAATTGAGCGATACCTACGAGTGGAATCTGGGGAATCTCACACATTTGCGAACAGATTTGGAGTTGGCCACGGACCAAAATCGCAGATTTCGGTGTGTTGAACTTGTCGATCGTATTCATCCAACACCGGCCTTGGGTGCATGGCCGAAGGCTAAGGGCCTTGAATGGTTGAGAAAAAATCGACCGTTGGAGGCCCGGCGATTCGGAGCTCCTTTTGGGGTCCGTTCTCCAGAGGGAGATTTTTTCTTTGTAGTAGCCATTCGGAATATTCAGTGGCATGACGGGAGAACCTGGCTGGCCACGGGTTGTGGGGTGACGATTGAGAGCCAGGCAGAGAGAGAGTGGGCTGAACTTGCTTTGAAGCGCGATTTTGTTTTGGAAAACCTTGGTCTATGA
- the ubiE gene encoding bifunctional demethylmenaquinone methyltransferase/2-methoxy-6-polyprenyl-1,4-benzoquinol methylase UbiE translates to MAVHPEGPNPDFIKNLFSSISEGYDRANDLMTFGVARKWRKTLVHRSKAKSGDHVLDCATGTGDLAIAFKEVVGSQGVVIGTDFCLKMLDRASEKVRRLNLDIEFSEGDVMDLSFQDNSFDITSIAFGIRNVQDPIKALGEMARVTRSGGRVMILETGNNQTPIIGLIVRIYFQFAVPFIGGLVTKKRQAYEYLNHSSNHFPSNENFLQLMKESKAFSKIDCQALLGGASYLYTGVVE, encoded by the coding sequence ATGGCGGTACATCCTGAAGGTCCCAATCCAGATTTTATTAAGAACCTTTTTAGCTCCATTTCTGAGGGCTACGATCGAGCCAATGATCTCATGACGTTCGGCGTGGCTCGAAAATGGAGAAAGACTCTGGTCCATCGGAGCAAAGCCAAATCTGGAGATCATGTTCTTGACTGTGCAACGGGAACAGGCGACTTGGCAATTGCCTTTAAGGAAGTTGTGGGATCGCAAGGAGTCGTCATTGGGACCGATTTTTGCCTAAAAATGTTGGATAGGGCTTCAGAAAAGGTGAGGAGGCTCAATCTCGATATTGAATTCTCAGAAGGCGATGTCATGGACTTGAGCTTTCAAGATAATTCTTTCGACATTACAAGCATCGCGTTTGGCATTCGCAACGTTCAAGATCCGATAAAAGCCCTGGGCGAAATGGCGCGTGTGACTCGGTCTGGAGGACGAGTGATGATCCTTGAAACGGGAAATAATCAAACACCCATAATCGGATTGATTGTTCGTATCTATTTTCAGTTCGCTGTTCCATTCATTGGTGGACTCGTCACAAAAAAACGCCAGGCTTATGAATATCTAAATCATTCATCAAACCATTTTCCTAGTAATGAAAATTTCTTGCAACTCATGAAAGAGAGCAAAGCCTTTTCAAAAATTGATTGCCAAGCCCTGCTGGGAGGCGCTAGCTATCTTTACACGGGAGTCGTAGAATAA